In Maridesulfovibrio sp., the following proteins share a genomic window:
- a CDS encoding methyl-accepting chemotaxis protein: MRSLTAKFLVPTLALILICMAVMASLIYSKSYTSAQESAEELNEAKLANSVSLIDMWINGLKNEISLAGRLSSVVDAAAYGKNDKAVRDAVEKALLKINKNRPVLIRINVIDMNGDTVGSSSAKSIGNKYVDRNYFQQAAKGKIFVSKPLISRTTGTPVVIISAPIKKDDHVIGVIAAIIEISIFAEKFINNIKVADTGYIYILDSNGLILSHVNKELIAKVNVAEEYDWGKEIVRQKNGHLKYDLENLKRLTFFDQSPVTGWITCSTAPEEEFMKEANAIGMFIIYSALAIVLIIGGGVFFILKMNVTVPVSGIVSAASEIAEGKLDTRLDVNRNDEIGVLQSSLLKMVDRLRQKISEADEKTSQAEEESRRAQVATEEADNARQQAERAKSEGMQQAAVELEEIVNQVIASSSDLDEKIRRSHSGADTQKERATESATAMEEMNSSVMEVARNAAQTANMADEAKMEGSKGGKVITQVVQSIKQLNSETDLLQKELNNLGVQADSINMVMGVINDIADQTNLLALNAAIEAARAGEAGRGFAVVADEVRKLAEKTMDATQEVGGAIKTIQAGTSKSIDRMRETSKVVDNSTELVDQAGAVISKIMQMIEETSDRVRAIAAASEEQSAASEQITGSMTEVNSIANETADLMSDSLQSMHDLSNMSARLQKLIEDLKNS, from the coding sequence ATGCGCTCACTTACAGCTAAGTTTTTAGTCCCGACTCTGGCATTAATTCTTATTTGCATGGCTGTAATGGCTTCATTGATTTACAGTAAGTCATATACCTCTGCACAGGAATCTGCTGAGGAACTGAATGAAGCCAAGCTTGCAAATTCCGTTTCCCTTATCGATATGTGGATAAACGGACTTAAAAATGAAATTTCATTGGCTGGCAGACTTTCAAGCGTTGTTGATGCTGCTGCTTACGGGAAAAATGATAAAGCAGTGAGAGACGCTGTAGAAAAGGCATTGTTAAAGATAAACAAAAACAGGCCGGTACTGATTCGAATAAATGTTATTGACATGAATGGCGATACAGTGGGCTCCAGCAGCGCCAAGTCCATAGGGAATAAGTACGTGGACCGAAACTATTTCCAACAGGCGGCAAAGGGTAAAATATTTGTTTCCAAGCCGTTAATCAGTCGTACAACCGGAACTCCGGTAGTTATCATTTCCGCCCCGATTAAAAAAGATGACCACGTGATCGGTGTCATAGCCGCTATAATTGAGATCAGTATATTTGCCGAGAAATTTATCAATAATATTAAGGTCGCAGATACCGGATATATTTATATCTTAGACAGCAATGGACTCATCCTTTCTCACGTGAACAAAGAGCTCATTGCCAAAGTTAATGTTGCTGAAGAATATGATTGGGGAAAAGAAATTGTCCGCCAAAAGAATGGTCATCTGAAATATGATTTAGAGAACTTGAAGAGACTGACTTTTTTTGATCAATCGCCTGTTACCGGATGGATTACCTGCTCTACTGCTCCGGAAGAAGAATTCATGAAAGAGGCTAACGCCATAGGAATGTTTATCATATATTCCGCTCTGGCGATTGTTCTCATCATAGGGGGCGGAGTTTTCTTTATTCTCAAAATGAATGTTACAGTCCCCGTAAGTGGAATTGTTAGTGCTGCTTCTGAAATTGCGGAAGGAAAGCTGGATACCAGACTTGATGTAAACCGCAATGATGAAATCGGTGTATTGCAGTCAAGCCTGCTTAAAATGGTGGACAGGCTTCGCCAGAAGATATCTGAAGCAGATGAAAAGACCTCGCAGGCCGAGGAAGAGTCCCGGCGAGCACAAGTTGCCACAGAAGAAGCTGATAATGCCAGACAGCAGGCGGAACGCGCAAAGAGTGAGGGAATGCAGCAGGCTGCTGTTGAGCTGGAAGAGATTGTTAATCAGGTCATAGCATCCAGTTCTGATCTGGACGAAAAAATTCGCAGATCCCATTCCGGTGCCGATACTCAGAAAGAACGGGCAACTGAATCAGCCACAGCTATGGAAGAGATGAATTCCTCGGTAATGGAAGTTGCACGCAATGCTGCGCAAACAGCTAATATGGCCGATGAGGCAAAGATGGAAGGATCTAAGGGGGGTAAGGTCATTACCCAGGTGGTGCAAAGCATCAAGCAACTTAATTCCGAAACTGATCTGCTTCAAAAAGAGCTGAATAACCTTGGTGTCCAAGCCGATTCCATCAATATGGTCATGGGTGTAATCAATGATATTGCAGACCAGACAAACCTTTTGGCTCTTAATGCGGCAATCGAAGCGGCAAGGGCTGGTGAGGCTGGACGAGGTTTCGCTGTAGTTGCTGATGAGGTTCGCAAGTTGGCGGAAAAAACAATGGATGCGACTCAGGAAGTAGGGGGAGCAATTAAGACAATACAGGCTGGAACAAGCAAGTCCATAGATCGGATGCGGGAGACTTCCAAAGTTGTAGACAACAGCACGGAACTGGTCGATCAGGCTGGAGCTGTTATCTCTAAGATTATGCAGATGATAGAAGAAACCTCAGATAGAGTTCGGGCAATTGCAGCGGCATCGGAAGAACAATCCGCCGCTTCAGAACAGATTACCGGTAGTATGACAGAGGTTAATTCAATAGCAAATGAAACCGCAGATCTGATGTCTGATTCATTGCAATCTATGCATGATCTTTCTAATATGTCCGCCAGACTGCAAAAACTCATAGAAGATCTTAAAAACAGTTAA
- a CDS encoding gamma-glutamyl-gamma-aminobutyrate hydrolase family protein (Members of this family of hydrolases with an active site Cys residue belong to MEROPS family C26.) — protein MPDPLPPRIGVSTPTRGGLAPWIFFWLNIRLAGGIPDRITPDNYNEQREFDGIIISGGADIDPALYGEEKLKEIFEKSGSTHFRLRDIPRKVFLSSVAVLTFGLRRILGLKEVPGADRKRDDLEVSLINHALENEIPMLGICRGMQLINVVMGGSLHQEIADVYEDVSNPKTVLPHKRISIKSGSMLADVLGKTSTYVNSLHHQSINEVGQELDVVAECDAGIIQAVEGRKKRFLLGVQWHPEFLVQYGSQRRIFNALVTACTNK, from the coding sequence ATGCCAGATCCGTTGCCCCCACGAATAGGTGTTTCCACTCCCACCAGAGGAGGACTGGCCCCATGGATTTTTTTCTGGTTGAATATAAGGCTTGCGGGTGGAATCCCGGACCGTATAACTCCTGATAATTATAATGAGCAAAGAGAGTTTGACGGAATAATTATCAGTGGCGGGGCAGACATTGACCCTGCGCTTTATGGGGAAGAGAAGCTTAAAGAAATATTTGAAAAGTCCGGTTCTACTCATTTTAGACTTAGGGATATTCCCCGGAAAGTATTCTTAAGTTCCGTTGCAGTGCTGACGTTTGGATTACGCAGGATTCTGGGGTTGAAAGAGGTTCCCGGTGCTGACCGGAAACGTGATGATCTTGAAGTCTCGCTGATAAATCATGCTTTAGAAAATGAAATTCCAATGCTTGGGATTTGCAGGGGAATGCAGCTTATTAACGTTGTCATGGGCGGTTCGCTGCATCAGGAGATTGCGGATGTTTATGAAGACGTAAGCAATCCTAAAACAGTTCTCCCGCATAAAAGAATATCAATTAAAAGCGGGAGCATGTTGGCTGATGTGCTTGGCAAAACATCTACTTATGTCAACTCGTTACATCATCAGTCAATCAACGAGGTCGGGCAGGAACTTGACGTTGTTGCTGAGTGTGATGCCGGAATAATTCAGGCAGTGGAAGGTCGGAAAAAACGTTTTCTACTTGGAGTCCAGTGGCATCCTGAATTTCTTGTCCAGTATGGTTCGCAGCGCAGGATTTTCAATGCATTGGTTACTGCATGTACTAATAAGTAG
- the purM gene encoding phosphoribosylformylglycinamidine cyclo-ligase translates to MASRSDAYKAAGVDIDAANDFIGRIKNMVGSTFTKGVVTDIGGFGGLFKLDLTQMEEPVLVAGADGVGTKLKLAFAVNKHDTIGIDLVAMSVNDILVQGAKPLFFLDYFATGKLESGVAEEVIAGVVEGCKQSGCALLGGETAEMPGFYADGEYDLSGFCVGMVDNTKIVDGSSITIGDSLIGLESSGIHSNGYSLVRKIFDESGLKADDLLPGTDQKIGEALLTPTRIYVDAVHNLSRDIEIKGMVHVTGGGFYDNLPRILPKQVTAEIDFNSWEVPAVFNWLKEQGNLSWPEMLQIFNTGIGYILVVAKDREEDVLNRLSGMKLKSWKIGEIITREGDAEQVDVKF, encoded by the coding sequence ATGGCAAGTCGTTCTGATGCATACAAGGCCGCCGGTGTTGATATTGATGCGGCCAATGATTTTATAGGCCGCATTAAAAATATGGTGGGTTCAACCTTTACCAAAGGTGTTGTCACCGATATTGGCGGTTTTGGCGGGCTTTTCAAGCTCGACCTGACCCAGATGGAAGAACCCGTACTGGTAGCTGGTGCTGACGGTGTGGGAACCAAACTGAAACTCGCTTTTGCCGTTAACAAGCACGATACCATCGGTATTGACCTTGTGGCCATGAGCGTAAACGATATCCTTGTACAGGGTGCAAAACCTCTGTTTTTCCTTGATTACTTCGCAACCGGTAAACTTGAATCCGGTGTAGCCGAAGAGGTTATCGCGGGTGTCGTTGAAGGCTGTAAACAGTCCGGCTGTGCACTGCTCGGCGGTGAGACAGCTGAGATGCCCGGCTTTTACGCTGACGGTGAGTATGACCTTTCCGGTTTTTGTGTAGGCATGGTTGACAACACAAAGATTGTTGACGGATCTTCGATCACCATCGGTGATTCCCTCATCGGTCTGGAGTCTTCCGGTATCCATTCCAATGGCTACTCCCTTGTGCGTAAGATTTTTGATGAGTCCGGTCTTAAGGCGGATGATCTGCTGCCCGGTACTGATCAGAAAATCGGCGAAGCACTGCTGACCCCTACACGCATTTACGTTGATGCGGTTCATAACCTTTCCCGCGATATCGAGATCAAGGGTATGGTTCATGTTACCGGTGGCGGGTTCTATGACAACCTGCCGCGTATCCTGCCTAAGCAGGTTACTGCAGAAATCGATTTTAATTCATGGGAAGTGCCGGCGGTATTCAACTGGCTTAAAGAACAGGGTAACCTGAGCTGGCCTGAAATGCTGCAGATCTTTAACACCGGTATCGGTTACATTCTGGTTGTAGCTAAAGACCGCGAAGAAGATGTGCTCAACAGACTTTCCGGTATGAAACTCAAATCATGGAAGATTGGCGAAATCATCACCCGTGAAGGAGATGCCGAGCAGGTTGACGTCAAATTCTAG
- the amrS gene encoding AmmeMemoRadiSam system radical SAM enzyme: protein MLHPARLWKSQSGNKVQCRLCSHFCIIDENNHGNCGVRQNVDGQLMTRTYELVAALNVDPVEKKPLYHFLPGTKTFSMGTQGCNFGCTFCQNASLSQHPKTGREITGQKVTPEILVEAAIAHECDSISYTYSEPTVFFELMQDTARLAHAKGLQNIMVSNGFQSPECIEELTGLIDAANIDLKAFNDDFYRDICAGRLSPVLDNLRHLKRNGWWVEVTTLLIPGQNDSPDELKQMAAFIADELGKEVPWHISRFHPDYKMQNCPVTPMEDLQRARKTGTSAGLEYVYIGNVPGDDNTSTFCPDCHKELVKRFGFEMTNAGLAEGMCKYCGCEIDGVF, encoded by the coding sequence ATGCTTCATCCGGCAAGACTCTGGAAATCGCAAAGCGGAAATAAGGTGCAATGCCGCCTGTGCAGCCATTTCTGCATAATTGACGAAAACAATCACGGTAACTGCGGAGTCCGGCAGAATGTTGACGGTCAGCTCATGACCCGCACTTATGAACTGGTTGCCGCATTGAATGTTGACCCGGTGGAAAAAAAACCGCTCTACCACTTTCTGCCCGGAACCAAAACATTTTCGATGGGCACACAGGGCTGTAATTTCGGCTGCACTTTCTGCCAGAACGCGTCCCTTTCCCAACACCCGAAAACAGGCCGCGAAATAACCGGGCAAAAAGTAACCCCGGAGATTCTGGTGGAAGCGGCAATTGCCCATGAATGCGATTCCATTTCCTACACCTATTCCGAACCGACGGTTTTCTTCGAGCTGATGCAGGACACCGCCCGCTTGGCCCACGCCAAGGGTTTGCAGAACATTATGGTTTCAAATGGATTCCAAAGCCCGGAATGCATTGAAGAGCTAACCGGACTAATCGATGCTGCAAACATCGATCTAAAAGCTTTTAATGACGACTTTTACCGAGACATTTGCGCCGGACGCCTGAGCCCGGTCCTCGACAATCTGCGGCACTTAAAAAGAAACGGCTGGTGGGTGGAGGTTACCACCCTTCTCATCCCCGGACAAAATGACTCTCCGGACGAACTGAAGCAGATGGCCGCCTTCATTGCTGACGAGCTGGGCAAAGAGGTTCCGTGGCATATTTCCCGCTTTCACCCGGACTATAAAATGCAGAATTGCCCGGTAACACCTATGGAAGACCTGCAACGAGCCAGAAAAACAGGAACTTCTGCTGGGCTGGAATATGTATATATAGGTAATGTCCCGGGCGACGATAACACATCCACTTTCTGCCCGGACTGTCATAAGGAATTGGTCAAACGGTTTGGCTTCGAAATGACAAATGCCGGACTCGCAGAAGGCATGTGCAAATACTGTGGATGTGAAATTGATGGAGTATTTTAG
- a CDS encoding DUF1318 domain-containing protein: protein MLKKTAQVLTFLSLLSFVACVTVNIYFPAAKVERAAEDIVEDVYGADKGQQENSKDQSAVEIFLALVTPQQALAQSVSKADVESIKKSNSAIRGLKNTITANHKKLVPFYNAGNVGITNDGYLKIISKDGLDIKQTAELRRLVSQDNDIRDQLYAEVASSMNIPGSELGKVKAIFAQEWQEGAPSGWFIQNRNGKWAKK, encoded by the coding sequence ATGCTCAAAAAAACCGCTCAGGTTTTAACCTTTCTCAGCCTTCTTTCCTTTGTCGCCTGTGTGACAGTAAATATATATTTTCCGGCAGCAAAAGTGGAAAGAGCCGCTGAAGATATTGTTGAGGATGTATATGGAGCCGATAAAGGTCAGCAGGAAAACAGCAAGGACCAATCCGCTGTTGAAATATTTCTTGCGCTGGTCACTCCGCAACAGGCTCTTGCCCAGTCTGTGTCCAAAGCAGACGTTGAAAGCATTAAAAAATCAAATTCAGCCATTCGCGGCCTAAAAAACACTATTACCGCCAACCACAAGAAACTTGTCCCTTTCTACAATGCCGGAAATGTTGGTATCACTAATGACGGTTACCTGAAAATAATCAGCAAGGACGGACTGGATATCAAACAGACAGCGGAATTACGCCGCCTTGTCTCACAAGACAACGACATCCGCGATCAGCTGTATGCCGAAGTTGCCTCCTCCATGAATATTCCCGGCAGCGAACTCGGAAAAGTTAAAGCGATATTTGCGCAGGAATGGCAGGAAGGCGCTCCTTCAGGCTGGTTCATCCAGAACCGGAACGGCAAATGGGCCAAAAAGTAA
- a CDS encoding RHS repeat-associated core domain-containing protein: MICDSFGNVLIYTNERFYLPLGYASGLVDKDTGLVHFGFREYDPEIGRFTAQDPLGYGGGDVDVYGYCLDDPINFYDPLGLEAGRIWGTTPRRHNVKKWYIWKAGKGACDNCLKMDGNISGTPTMERPHPNCKCQQVECQEWDEFTEWEDVRELETIKITMFPPVVLPGVPVPNIKWQKVYRAEEHRIKRHYASCGSVGSGSSETKETRVRRKDMFRWSKAYVVN; encoded by the coding sequence ATTATCTGTGATTCGTTTGGAAATGTATTAATATATACAAACGAACGGTTTTATCTGCCGCTAGGTTATGCCTCCGGGCTTGTTGATAAAGATACCGGATTGGTTCATTTCGGTTTCCGGGAATATGATCCCGAGATTGGGCGTTTTACTGCCCAAGATCCGCTTGGGTATGGCGGCGGTGATGTGGATGTTTACGGGTATTGTCTGGATGATCCGATTAATTTTTATGATCCTTTGGGGTTGGAAGCGGGTAGAATTTGGGGAACGACTCCGCGCAGGCATAATGTAAAGAAATGGTACATCTGGAAGGCTGGTAAGGGGGCTTGTGACAACTGCTTAAAGATGGATGGCAATATTTCGGGAACGCCGACAATGGAACGGCCCCATCCCAATTGTAAGTGTCAGCAGGTTGAGTGTCAGGAGTGGGATGAATTTACTGAATGGGAAGATGTCAGGGAATTGGAAACTATCAAGATCACGATGTTTCCTCCGGTTGTTCTGCCCGGAGTGCCTGTTCCAAATATTAAATGGCAGAAAGTTTACAGAGCAGAAGAGCATAGAATTAAAAGACATTATGCTTCATGTGGGAGTGTTGGAAGTGGCTCTTCTGAAACAAAAGAAACACGTGTGCGAAGAAAAGATATGTTCAGGTGGTCTAAAGCATATGTAGTAAATTGA
- a CDS encoding YdiU family protein: protein MPFDNSYARLDEKFYQRIKPTPVKNPRIILVNRELAEEMDFPLPETDSELAELFSGNKLPLGAEPLALVYAGHQFGNFVPRLGDGRAVLLGEFLNTAGKRYDIQLKGSGQTMFSRNGDGRSPIGPVIREYIVSEAMFRLGIPTTRALAMTSTGEKVYREQEFPGGIFTRVAASHIRIGSFEYFASRNDFDAVRTLADYTINRHYPALKDSDNPYAALLEKVCSAQARLVAKWMRIGFIHGVMNTDNTTVSGETIDYGPCAFMDGYDPATVFSSIDHYGRYAYARQPSIAQWNLAAFAGCLLTLIHEDTELAKSRAEEIVEGFGAEFRKHYFSEMCAKIGLVPTSPAKDLLNEFLEILQKSKVDFTNSFRELGKAVRHEHSALLELFADRELLQNWLEKWRGELKKQGIAPETATKAMNSNNPAFIPRNHRVEEAINAAIEHNDFEPCKKLITILLLPYEEQPEYAEYMNFPEPNERVYQTFCGT from the coding sequence ATGCCGTTTGATAACAGCTATGCCCGGCTGGATGAGAAGTTCTACCAGCGCATAAAACCGACCCCGGTCAAAAACCCGCGCATCATACTTGTGAACCGGGAACTAGCCGAAGAGATGGACTTTCCGCTTCCGGAAACCGACTCGGAACTTGCGGAACTTTTTTCCGGCAACAAGCTGCCGCTGGGAGCGGAACCGCTGGCGCTGGTCTATGCCGGGCACCAGTTCGGTAATTTCGTTCCCCGGCTGGGAGACGGACGGGCTGTGCTGCTCGGAGAATTCCTGAACACCGCAGGAAAACGTTACGATATCCAGCTGAAGGGTTCCGGGCAGACCATGTTTTCCCGCAACGGCGACGGACGCTCCCCCATCGGTCCGGTTATCCGCGAATACATTGTCAGTGAAGCAATGTTTCGGCTGGGTATACCTACCACCCGAGCGCTGGCCATGACTTCCACCGGAGAAAAAGTCTACCGTGAACAAGAATTTCCCGGTGGAATTTTCACAAGGGTCGCCGCCAGCCACATCAGAATCGGCAGCTTTGAATACTTTGCATCCCGAAATGATTTCGATGCGGTGCGAACTTTAGCTGACTACACAATCAACCGCCACTACCCCGCTTTGAAGGATTCCGACAATCCATACGCGGCCCTGCTGGAAAAAGTGTGCTCTGCACAGGCCCGTCTTGTCGCAAAATGGATGCGTATCGGATTCATCCACGGGGTAATGAATACCGACAACACCACAGTATCCGGGGAAACCATTGATTACGGTCCATGTGCCTTTATGGATGGCTATGATCCTGCGACAGTATTCAGTTCAATTGATCACTACGGGCGCTACGCATATGCGCGTCAGCCATCCATCGCACAGTGGAATCTGGCTGCTTTCGCCGGATGTCTGCTGACCCTGATCCACGAGGATACTGAACTGGCTAAATCCCGGGCAGAGGAAATAGTTGAAGGATTCGGGGCAGAATTCAGGAAACATTATTTTAGCGAGATGTGCGCTAAAATCGGGCTTGTCCCGACCAGTCCGGCAAAAGATCTGCTTAATGAATTTCTGGAAATTCTGCAAAAATCAAAAGTCGATTTCACTAATAGCTTTCGAGAACTAGGCAAAGCGGTTCGGCATGAACACAGTGCACTGCTGGAGTTATTTGCTGACCGTGAGCTACTACAGAACTGGCTTGAAAAATGGCGAGGCGAACTGAAGAAGCAGGGAATAGCCCCTGAGACCGCCACCAAAGCCATGAACAGCAACAACCCGGCCTTCATCCCCCGCAACCACCGTGTTGAGGAAGCCATAAACGCAGCAATTGAACATAATGATTTTGAGCCGTGTAAAAAGCTGATCACAATCCTACTGCTTCCATACGAGGAACAGCCGGAATATGCCGAATATATGAATTTCCCCGAGCCAAACGAGCGGGTCTACCAGACTTTCTGCGGAACTTAA